The Coregonus clupeaformis isolate EN_2021a chromosome 13, ASM2061545v1, whole genome shotgun sequence genome includes a region encoding these proteins:
- the si:ch211-114c12.5 gene encoding E3 ubiquitin-protein ligase TRIM39: MSILKKSILKEKKIKFDDVEESATQDSSIGAVRWELPEDLQTHNSAPTSNKQTLSSKPSRQQSLKDMRSLHDCVRFITQWKQQVEVVCKLRKNARVDQQSVQSLEQCRKLILQWAEELKRVDTSSWIQERGDFVDLEKNREDLDPSTQAEQRIMEWAKELQSVTERCGLMRDELTQMLRRLELNKKKLVTLLPFLEFITWSLLKEEDSSTGIVPQLWLAMKQRTWKTETPKYIPNSVWNWICSASVDVNLDPMTNHPWLLLSDDHKKVQEAHCTTEVDFSTQRYDGWPCVLGWEGMSSGRHYWEVTLANNGYWRVGLTTATSKRHGRFPMTPAEGYWALWRSTRQLYACTKPETSLPLEMLPRNVGIYLDFEEGQISFYNVETRAHIYTFTDNFKEKLYPLFAPLDGRTLITISSPKYVRDVD; this comes from the exons ATGAGTATTCTCAAGAAGAGTATTCTCAAGGAGAAGAAGATCA aatTCGACGATGTCGAGGAGAGTGCAACGCAGGACAGCTCGATCGGGGCAGTACGATGGGAACTGCCAGAAGATCTACAGACTCACAACTCAGCACCTACCTCCAATAAACAAACACTCAGCAGCAAACCATCCAGACAACAG AGCCTAAAGGACATGCGTAGCCTGCATGACTGTGTTAGATTCATCACACAGTGGAAACAACAGGTGGAGGTCGTCTGCAAG CTCAGAAAGAATGCCAGAGTGGACCAGCAGAGCGTACAGAGTCTGGAACAGTGTCGAAAACTCATCCTCCAATGGGCAGAGGAGTTGAAGAGAGTGGACACA AGTTCCTGGATACAGGAGCGAGGTGACTTCGTAGACCTGGAGAAGAACAGGGAGGATCTTGACCCCTCCACACAGGCAGAGCAGAGGATCATGGAATGGGCTAAGGAGCTGCAGAGTgtcacagag AGATGTGGTCTGATGAGGGATGAGCTCACCCAGATGCTGAGACGGCTGGAGCTGAATAAAAAGAAGCTGGTgaccctcctccccttcctggAGTTCATCACCTGGTCTCTACTGAAGGAAGAGGACAGCAGCACA GGTATCGTTCCCCAGCTATGGCTGGCTATGAAACAACGCACCTGGAAAACAG AAACGCCTAAGTACATCCCAAACTCAGTGTGGAACTGGATCTGCAGTGCTTCAG TTGACGTTAACTTGGACCCTATGACCAACCACCCGTGGCTGCTGCTCTCAGACGACCATAAGAAGGTCCAGGAGGCTCACTGCACGACAGAGGTGGACTTCAGCACGCAGCGCTATGATGGCTGGCCCTGCGTCCTGGGCTGGGAGGGCATGTCCTCTGGACGTCACTACTGGGAGGTCACCCTGGCCAACAACGGATACTGGAGAGTCGGTCTGACCACCGCCACGTCCAAACGCCACGGTCGCTTCCCTATGACCCCCGCCGAAGGCTACTGGGCCCTGTGGCGCAGCACGAGGCAGTTATATGCCTGCACCAAGCCAGAGACCTCCCTGCCCCTGGAGATGCTGCCCCGCAATGTGGGCATCTATCTGGACTTCGAGGAGGGTCAGATCTCCTTCTACAACGTGGAGACCCGGGCGCACATCTATACATTCACCGATAACTTCAAGGAGAAGCTGTATCCACTGTTTGCTCCGCTGGATGGACGCACCCTCATCACCATCTCATCGCCGAAGTATGTCAGAGATGTAGACTAG